TGTACTTTTATAGGGTGTGAAACCAGGTAGAGTGAGTGACATGGTCATCATTTCTACAAAGCTTAAACCTAGGCAGTACACAGTTGCTGATGGTGTAAGGTAAGGGCCATTTATTGGGACCGTGTACGTCCGATAACGTATCATAACATAACGTATGTATAACATTTACAACATTTTATAACATAAAAtttcctttttaataaaaacaaaaatatttcctaaaataaaaatataattttaatttgggcatatattaaaaaaaataactaaataaaaccaaacataACCCTTTtcaagataaaaaaacaaaaaaaacaaaaagccttCAGACAGCCCATTTTTGTGCTTTGTTTAATAAACTATTTCACATTTCTCACATGTCCCCTTTGATGGGAGAATTGGCCTCTGCTTTCTTTGGCCAATGCTTCAAACCTGGGCTGATATGGTGTGATTGCCAGGGAGACACACTGATGCACGTGCTCGTTGGTTAGGCGACTCCGGTACTGATTTTTGATGAAGTTCCTTTTTGAGAATGCAGATTCACATCTGTATGTGGATCCAAACATTGTAAGGATGTGCACTGCCATCCTATTCAGCAGGGGGAAATTGGCCGCAGTTACCATTTTTGTCCACAGGGTGATGACGTCACACTGAGTCTCCCTCAGTGTGATATTCTCCTGCAGGTCAATCAGCTCAGTTTGGAGTGCTGCAGCTTGGATCCAGGGGAATACCTGATTCGCCTCTGAAGTGAACTCACTCACATTTCTGACAAGGAATGGGTTTCCAATGCACAGGAGGATTTGGTTTCCAAGAATGAAGTCATCAAATCTTGTTCTGAAGTTCTCAATCATCTTCTCCACAaatgcaatgtgtttttgatgagcatctttttctttggtctgCTCCAAAAGTTTGGGGAAATGGAGCAATTCCTCCTGtacataacaataaaaaaatagtcATTATTATTGGCATTTCAAATTATTGTTATTAGGACAATGATTCTGATCATGagtatggtgatgatgatgattgttgttgttgttattgttatcattaatattattagtagtagtagtagtagtaatagtaattagtaaataaaataaagatgtgtGGCAGCCAATGTTAAACAGCCTACCTGTAAGTCACCCTTGTAGAGCTCTAGTTTCCTCTGGAATGCCCGCACTGCTGATATCAGCTGACATACAGTGTTGCCATTCCCTTGGAGCTTCAGATTCaagtcattcatgtgagatgtcATGTCAGTCAAAAATGCCACAGCCTCCATCTTTTCTGGATTGTGCAGGAAATCCAAGAACAGTTTTGGTTTTGCACTTTTTTGTTGTGACAGAAATAGTTGTAGTTCATTCCTAATGGCCCAAAACCGCTCCAGGACCTTGCCCTTGCTCAGCCATCTGACGTTGTTGTGCAAAAGCAAGTCATCAAATTCAGCACTGACCTCAGTCAGGAATGACCGCAGCAAGCGATGCTGTAGTGCAGATGATGCTCTCAAGAAATTGACCAGCTTCATCATTGTGTTCATGACTTCGGCGTAGATTTCTCCAAGACTTGCACAAAGGATGGACTGGTGAATTATACAGTGGTATGAAATGAGTTGAGGGTGAAGAAGCTTCAGGCGCTGAACTAGTCCCTTCTCTCTGCCCATCATAGATGGCGCCCCATCAGTAGCCACTGACACAATTTTCTTCACATCAATTCCTTTTTCATTCAGCACTGCCATTATTGCATTGTAAATGTCTTCACCCCTCGTCTGCCCAGAAAGGCTTGCCATGCCCAGCACATCTTCAATAAACTCTCTTTTTGACTCATCAAATTATCTCACAAATATCATCAACTGAGCTTtatcattagtgtcagtggatTCATCCACAGCAAGGGAAATGCACTCTGCATTTTTTATTCCATCACACAGCTGCTTTGCAACATCATCAGCCAGCATTTCAGTACGTCTGCATGCTGTGGAGTCAGAGAGTGGGATTTGTTgaatttttgttttcatttcatcTTTTTCTTTGCCTTCAAGCAACGTGTCCATCACGTCAATCATGCATTCTTTCACTACCTCTGAATCCGTGAATGGCTTCATGTGCTTAGCCAAAACCCACGCTACTCTAAAGGAGCACTGTGATGCCTTTTGCTGCTTTTTCACAGAAGTGTGGAGGATTCGGTTGGATGATTGATATGATGCTTTAAGAGCATTTAATTTTGTTGTTCTGATCTCGGAGTTTTGCGGAAATGTCTCTtcaaaatgcttgtgttttgaTTCGTAGTGTCGCTTCACATTGCTAAGTTTAATTGCCGCGACAGACTCTTGACATATTAAGCACAGAGGGCGAGTGCTGGACGGTGGTAGAAAGAACGCAAACCTTTCTGTCCACTCTGGTTGGAACTGGCGGTTTTCGCTGTCCAGTTTTCTTTTTGGGGCAAATTTGGAGCATGCCATTGCGGctccggtcggtatacgtgtgactgactgctgctgagatggactgtctgcctcgagtttgggagggttggagcggtctgtgggctggagtgctatctgtttatcgttgcaacccccagcctcgtattgagatcgcggcgcgcggtttcaaaataagagcggcCAGcaggattttatttttatttattttttttaataattaaaaaaacttttcaaaacagctcgagggccattaatagacaccccgcgggccacaaaaggcccgcgggccgctacttgagtatgactatCCTGGGCATCGTCTTGTTTCCCCAGAATGTTGTAAATATTTCAATGTTATATTTGCTTGATTAAATTTTGCCTTCTCCATGTATATCTTTGTAGCTTGGAATTCTTTATCGTCCATATAATCGACCAAATCTTTCTCATCCATTACTGTTCTAATCTTTATGTGCTCGTGGGTGATACGAGATGTCaatgattgtgtgtttttttatttctctcctGCATTATTTCCTtattaaattatacattttcttATGTCATTTCCAGTGTGTTTTAATTTATGTTTTAAGTCAGTAAAACCCAAAATGTAGTGTAAAGACCACAATGACAATTTTTTAAGGGTCAAGACACATCTTTAATTTACTGTTGCCCACGCCTTTACTAGCGGCCCATTCTGGTAATTGACCAGGAAGCAGGCCACACTGAACAACTCCTCAATGTTCCcacatacagagagaggtaTTTCCTTATCAAAGAGTTTGTTCTCTTTAATCCTCCTTATGCACCTCTCCACATGCACTCTTAGACGTGCAATTGACTGTGTCTGCCTGACATCCTCTCTACTCATTTGCTTTTTGTGAGAGAGAAAAGCAGGTCGGTACACCTTACACCCAGCAAGGTTGTCAACCAAGAAGCCTTTGTCCACCATGATTGCCATGTCTGGCTGCAGCAGCTTCGCAATTCCAGAACGTTTGAAGAACTCCCGATCACTCATGAATCCCGCATACAGCCCTGACACAAACGTAATGGCACCATGGGACATTTTAATtacttattgttattattaaagaGTTTAATCAGAAGACTATTGTTATAGAATTACAATTTTAGTGTTATAGGCTTAGGCTACAACTCTTCTAGCCGACATACCGTTGTTTGGTGAGAGactgtgttgctgctgctggcagATGCCGTTGTTTTGGCGCTGGTAATCCTCACCATCTTGCTGTTCACGGCAGGCTCCACCAATCTCCAAAATGCCATGAAATGCGAGTGGGACGCAAACCTAGTGTAGAAACGAATGTCCGCGTCCGATCCTACCAGACGCTCTATCCCAAAACGCTGCCGTAGCTGTAGCACCTCGACCTGGTGTTGCAACTCTCTTATTTGAAGACTGGGTCTGGGTACAGGTCGTTCATATCCATTCCATTCAAAGAGAACAGGAAACGTTCCCTTTTGTAACCTTCTCAATCCACTAGCAGTCACAATGATATCTGTTGCATTAAAATGCCTACTACAGACCCGGGTGTTTTTGGTAGGGTTGAAGTCATCTCTCCGGATCGTTCTCATCCACTCAGCCCTCAGCGCGGAGTCAACAGGGAATGAATGGAAGCTAATTTCCTTATTGAATTTGGATGAGTTTGAACACTCTGGCACACAACAACGTAGCGCTGAATTTCTCACCTTTTGATAGGCAAGTCGCCGTTCTTTAACTCGAAACACACTCATACTACTCTTCAAAACAAACTTGCCGGGGTTTTGACGCTCTAGCTGTCAAACGCTGGACCGGAAGCGTACCAACCCACACCGGAATACGGAAGTAAAAACCGTTGGAGACTCCTGCACCTAGCtgatatccatccgtctcggaggtccgaggacgttgcctagcgacatgcacaaacacgccccttttcctcggacgtcGAACgtgccatctcggttgaactcactggtgaccgagcaaaattccgagacagaatacAAGATGgatgcgcccattgtgacttgaagtatgaactgttttcattgtgcttggaccactttggtggtttaaatggcaatttcaatcactcgtattactgcaatacctactgcgtccgtatctctgcctatggcctatagcctacttattttggagctcctggtcctctgccaatgctaccgcgacaacagctttccaggtggcgtccatgttttcctccaacggccgagcgaaataataaaacgctcgaagtgtgggcgtggcgtcagatccgagatcctaGTCGGTTCGCAgggaatactcgaacgcagcaatCTCTGCTGAtcggggcctgcccgtaattccaaCAACACAGTgatccgacgtctcaatggtccgaaatatttcccattagatcgacatgccactatgccgacggttcaatgttccgaaaacggaaacCATtggtccgacttttcaaaaaggaggcgcattacccggggattccaccggacgcatacgcgccgcggaacggctgcgccgcggaacggctgcgtcctctgccctgcgtccattcctaccgagcgcgtaacggcagcgtagcgctgccttgcgagccagccgtattcacgcgagatcacgagatcacgcgataatcctaaacctaatgtactcaccttccactcccaaaactattgcaattaaatgccacgctttgtcctttctgacattttccttataaaaaggatgatttggtacataaatgacttcctgttgctgaacttcgacaatgagtctctcgtcgtccttgttgccgaccctctgagaccctttgattgattgactgctgacctggtgccaccggtcatgacgtaataatgttgatgtgaagttacatgagctgagtattgtgctctgttgaaattgacgcggtttagcagcggctcgtgGGAAAAATAGAAGtgcgacggaaagatagcgccgcggtgcggcacgccgctcctgggacgctgctgaaacgttccgcggcgtgcccggtggaaatggtctcattgattagagtggaagcgatcaacagcggtgaccgcggcgcagccatgccgcggcgcgtacgcctccggtggaatcgagcctttatccaacgcgagtaacgcgtttggtgtggccgtaccgttagTTATAAACAGATTGTAGGAACTAAACAGGCCGATCGAATATTTAAAGAGCGATTTTGTCTATGGAATgatattattgattattgattgatattattgattgattaatgATATATTGCACTTCTCAGCCACCGCAGCGGAGATGAACAGCTGATAGGTGCAACTCTAGTTAAAGCGGAACGAGCTGCGTCAGTTCAATTCGTGCTCATTATTTTATCACAACTTAACTATGTTTTGGTCTACAGATGACTGTCAAAAGTCAACATCTTAAAAACGTTTACACTCGCAACCCATCTACAAATCTGTAAAATCCTTTAATAAGACCGACTATAGGCTATAACGTTTAGgctacaaaaaacatttgcctaTCTTGCAAAAATGAAACCTAGCTAGCGTTGTCAGTGTGGATTAAAACAACAATGCTTCATGTTGGTGTAACGTTCGGTTATTTGTTTGATAATTGTATCGCTGTTTTGAATAGTCCCCTACCATAACCTCCAAGTGCAGCTGAACCGAACGTGTCACATAGCTTCGTGCAGTCCCGATCTCGACCCCCCGCATATTACAACCCCCCttcgcgtgaacgcgcattcgcttatTGTCAATGCCCCATACTTTCATTTAGTTCGAGGCGCCTTTCCTTCTGACAATATTAGTCAAAATTAGTGTTTATATTATATCAGAACATCACAAGTTGAGCAACTTATCACAGAAAGCGGTTTTAAGACGAACACATCGCAATGGAACCTCCAACGACCCATGTAGCTACGCTACAACATTCACGACAATGAACTACGAGAGCCCTTCAATACGTAATAGTTAAATGGTTAAAAGTAATACATTTatgcattatgttatttattcatattaattTTGACAACCTCTTGGTAGCCTACCCTAGAAAGCAATTTAATTGTGACTGATCCAAAACTAAGGAAATCCTCTACAATGTACAGACTCTGTGCACAGCCTCGCCAGGCCTGTGAAGGATAttggatatattcaatatatccaATATATTTTGGATATATTGAATGTATATGAATGTATTTGAATGGATATAAAATATCCAGCCAAAGCCTGCCATATTCATCACCCCTCTCCTATTTCTTATTGCACAGTCTGAGAAACATATGGTTGAGTGTTGAGTGTTACTGGAAAGACAACATTTTCTTCATTATGAAGTCTTCAGGTTGGAACTTCAGATGACCTTTCTTTCACCAATTAAGAGTTTAGGTGAGTGACTCACAGGCCTGTGGTGGCCTGTGAAGGATATTGGATGTATTCAATATGTATTCAATCAACACATTCtcacccggggattccaccggacgcgttacggcaacgttacggctgcggcacgtcttggccgcgactttgccctgcttgcatttcctgcgagccagccgtattcacgcgagatcacgagatcccgcgataatcctaaacctaatgtactcaccttccactcccaaaactactgcaattaaatgccaggctttgtcctttctgacattgttcttataaaaaggatgatttgagaccctttgattgatttactgctgacctggtgccaccggtcatgacgtaataatgttgatgttttattaattgtgttttatttagaaaattgaaATGAaatgctctgttgaaattgacgcggttcagcagcggctcgcggcaaaaataggaatgctacggaatgatagcgctgcggtgcggcacgccgctcctgggacgctgctgagacgttccgcagccgcgcccggtggaaatggtctcattgattagagtggaacctatctgctgcggtgaccgcggccaagacgtgccgctgccgtaacgttgccgtaacgcgtccggtggaatcaggccgtcactccgagcgcgtcgatttctgacgaacggtcagtgactttggcttcagtttctgacgcaaaagggtacccttgcgcttcttttttcgacgcatggggttttcaactccttACAATGTAACAACTTCACGGgggagccgatggctgcacatagagacgctatgagcattcatcgcattggctaacggaggacctttgcgcttcttttttcgacgcagggggttttccactcgttacaatgtaatccaggcacgtgcacagacattttggggggcaggtgctcaaaaaaaaaaaaagggcacccATCGCCAAAATTATTTATGAAAttaaaaatagtaataataaataaaaaaaacacagaaggaGGTTTTCAACTTATCTATTTATTTGTGTTAACAAACTAGATCAAATGATCAAATTGAATAAGTAAATGAATAACAGGCATAAACAGACAAAACAAGGCCATATTGTATAAGCAAATAGTATGTTAAATAATCGAACAATATTCTAACTTAAAACTTATCAAAACTCTGCTCTGGATAAATAAAAGGATCTTCACAGGAGCATCCTCCTTGGTGCCATGTCTTGGAAGATTTGTATCACTTCACTGTGATTTATTTCAATGTCTTGCTCAATGGCAAGCAGGAGAAGGTCAGAGAGTCTTTCTTCCCCACAGAGACTCCTGAGCCTGTTCTTTATAATCTTCAGTTTTGAAAAGGATCTTTCCACTGAAGCTGTTGTCACTGGCAGTGTTGCATAGATCCTTACCATCTTCACAAATGTTGGAAAGATGAGCTGGCCAGAGTTCTCCTCCACAATGGCAAGGATTTCTTGCAGGTTCTTCGAGGGAAAGCTGGAGTGGAACACCTTTACCTCTGTCTTCAGCTGGTCCTCATTTTCCTCATAGAAGTCACAAAGAACATGGACAGCTTCCTCTGCCTCTGGGTTTGGGGTGCTTGTCCAGTTGGCACACACTGTTAGAGAGTGGAAGGACCGTATGATTGAGCCAGTTGGACTTCCAGTGATGCTCCTATGGAATCTCCTGTTGAGCTCTGCAGTCAAGGTGCTCAACAGGAGATTCCAATGTGTAGTACACATTCTTCCTGTAGTATGACTCCAAAGAGTCAATCTCATCACTCACTTGTGATGCAGTTGTGCTTTGGTTGAAACGCACTGGCACTTTCCGTTTCCTCTCCTGGCCAGGCACAACGGTAGGTAAAGGAATGTTGAGAGCCTCTGCCTTCTCTGACGCACCTTGAAATATCTCGGCAAACTTCTCCTCAGACCTCAATGCTTGTATTGTGTGAATAACACCATCAATTAGCTTGTAGGCTGTGGAGTGGTCCAGTCCTTCTTCTTGCAGAGCGTTTGATGCAAGAGCAGTGACTTCAAATGCTGGGGTGGTGATTTCCATGCAGAGGATGAATGCGAAGTTAATCGCATTACTGTACATTTTTGCATCCCCTAGGGCCAGGTCAGGTGGAATTCTTTCACAGATCTCATTGAGGAGCATCATAATAGCCTCCAGATTTTTCTGAAGGGCCTTCAGTGCTTGTTCCCTGCAAGCCCAACGGGTATCTGAAAGCCTCTTGAGCTCCACAATACGTCCCTTTGGATGCAGGGACTGCTGCAATCTGACTAAAGCAGCATGGCGCTTTGAGGAGCCACTGCAAAAGGCATACAGCTTCTCAACCAGGTTGAAGAAGGTCACAAAGTGCTTGTTTGACTTTGAGGCTTCCACCAGGACCAAGTTCAGGCAGTGTGCTTTGCAGTGCACATAGAGGGCCTTCTCATTCAGTGTGCGTATTCTGGCTTGAAGGCCATTGTACATGCCACTCGTGTTGGCTGCTCCATCATAGCCCTGGCTATACATATTTTTCACCTCCAGACCATTCTTCTGTAGAAGGGAGACTACAGTTTTCTCcagctcctgaaaaaaaaaaaataaaaaaaaattgggctCAAGAAAAAAAAGGGCACTTTTTCTCAACCAGGGCACAAGGGCTGGTGCTTGAGCACCACTTGGGGTCTATCTGTGCACGTGCCtgcgcacaactgtagcttaagttactcttaacttatatatatattaatataatataataataataataatatataaatatatatatataaagtcgtgtgtgtatagctcatacacatgacaggacacgcatattttttcaatttttattcatgcagaatatttacatactatttgaaaatgaaagaggctgggattttgtttatatttttcagtagtatatgcctaaatgaggccgtagcacagttaacggacgagcagaggtggtgacgtcatcgagtccgctgctgttccaattgcaggtacgtactcgcg
The nucleotide sequence above comes from Gadus chalcogrammus isolate NIFS_2021 chromosome 4, NIFS_Gcha_1.0, whole genome shotgun sequence. Encoded proteins:
- the LOC130381305 gene encoding zinc finger MYM-type protein 1-like, whose product is MDARTNGVRQPQELEKTVVSLLQKNGLEVKNMYSQGYDGAANTSGMYNGLQARIRTLNEKALYVHCKAHCLNLVLVEASKSNKHFVTFFNLVEKLYAFCSGSSKRHAALVRLQQSLHPKGRIVELKRLSDTRWACREQALKALQKNLEAIMMLLNEICERIPPDLALGDAKMYSNAINFAFILCMEITTPAFEVTALASNALQEEGLDHSTAYKLIDGVIHTIQALRSEEKFAEIFQGASEKAEALNIPLPTVVPGQERKRKVPVRFNQSTTASQVSDEIDSLESYYRKNVYYTLESPVEHLDCRAQQEIP